Proteins encoded within one genomic window of Chlorobaculum sp. MV4-Y:
- a CDS encoding MlaD family protein has protein sequence MRNLKELKWSDLKTGIFFLLGLGFAAYLGLVIGKNTSVFTGVTTIKVMTSNVNGLAENNYVAVAGKKIGTVSRLDFSTQNDSLFVVAELKLQNEYANLVTKDSKASIRSLGVLGDKYIDIKAGTGKPVKEGDFIQLVPEDGLTGLTNNAKNTVEKLNTLLDKLNNGDGPAGRLISDKQMGEDLQKTVANLRKSSDELTRVSAELHNGKGLLPKLINDKSLADNTEQTIVNLKNAAAETETLMKQLNEGKGTLGKLNSDPALYNNLSKTLISLDTLLIDLKKRPNRYVRFTLF, from the coding sequence ATGAGAAATCTGAAAGAACTGAAATGGAGCGACCTGAAAACCGGCATCTTCTTCCTGCTTGGGCTCGGGTTTGCGGCCTATCTCGGCCTGGTAATTGGCAAAAACACGAGCGTTTTCACCGGCGTGACCACCATCAAGGTCATGACCAGCAACGTCAACGGCCTGGCCGAGAACAACTACGTTGCAGTCGCGGGTAAAAAAATCGGCACTGTCTCGCGACTCGACTTCAGCACACAGAACGACTCGCTGTTCGTGGTAGCTGAACTGAAGTTGCAGAACGAGTATGCAAACCTCGTCACCAAGGACTCGAAGGCTTCAATCCGCTCCCTCGGCGTGCTTGGCGACAAATATATCGACATCAAGGCTGGCACCGGCAAACCGGTCAAGGAGGGCGATTTCATCCAGCTCGTCCCGGAAGATGGCCTGACGGGTCTTACCAACAATGCCAAAAATACTGTTGAAAAACTAAATACGTTGCTCGACAAGCTCAATAACGGCGACGGCCCCGCCGGGCGACTTATTTCAGACAAACAGATGGGCGAAGACCTGCAAAAAACCGTGGCCAACCTGCGCAAGAGTTCGGACGAGCTGACCAGAGTCAGCGCGGAACTTCACAACGGCAAGGGGCTGCTGCCGAAGCTGATCAACGACAAGTCACTGGCCGACAACACCGAGCAGACCATCGTGAACCTGAAAAACGCCGCCGCCGAAACCGAAACGCTGATGAAGCAGCTCAACGAAGGTAAGGGCACGCTCGGCAAGCTCAACAGCGATCCGGCGCTTTATAACAACCTAAGCAAGACGCTGATTTCGCTCGACACCCTGCTCATCGATCTGAAGAAGAGGCCGAACCGGTACGTGCGCTTCACGCTCTTCTGA
- a CDS encoding ABC transporter ATP-binding protein, with protein sequence MIELRNVTLRYGEKVILDKVSLTVQDNTIKAILGPSGVGKSTIIKLMLGLIKPNSGQVFVDGVDITPLKETDLYPIRRKMGIVFQGNALFDSMTISQNMSFFLRENLRLPDEEINRRVVEQLRFAGLEGYEDQLPESLSGGMKKRVAIGRALIFNPKMILFDEPTAGLDPVSSRKILNLIASLKKSNDLGAVFVTHIIDDVFAIADEVAVLYQSKIIFDGPTGQLHDSQHPFIKSILSDKILEL encoded by the coding sequence ATGATTGAACTCCGGAACGTCACACTCAGATACGGCGAAAAGGTGATTCTCGACAAGGTTTCGCTGACCGTGCAGGACAACACCATCAAGGCGATACTTGGCCCCAGCGGCGTCGGCAAGAGCACGATCATCAAGCTCATGCTCGGCCTCATCAAGCCCAACAGCGGGCAGGTATTCGTCGATGGGGTGGACATCACTCCACTCAAGGAGACCGACCTTTACCCGATACGGCGCAAAATGGGCATCGTCTTTCAGGGCAACGCACTCTTCGACTCGATGACCATCAGCCAGAACATGAGTTTCTTCCTGCGCGAGAACCTCCGCCTGCCCGATGAGGAGATAAACCGTCGTGTGGTCGAGCAGCTCCGCTTTGCCGGACTCGAAGGCTACGAGGATCAACTCCCTGAAAGCCTCAGCGGCGGCATGAAAAAGCGCGTGGCGATTGGCCGGGCGCTGATTTTCAATCCAAAGATGATCCTCTTCGACGAGCCGACCGCCGGACTCGATCCGGTCAGCTCGCGCAAAATCCTGAACCTGATCGCCTCGCTCAAAAAAAGCAACGACCTCGGCGCGGTGTTCGTGACCCACATCATTGACGACGTCTTCGCCATCGCGGACGAAGTCGCCGTGCTGTACCAGAGCAAAATCATCTTCGACGGCCCGACCGGACAGCTGCACGATTCGCAGCACCCGTTCATCAAGTCGATCCTGTCGGACAAAATTCTCGAACTTTAA